The proteins below come from a single Bactrocera tryoni isolate S06 unplaced genomic scaffold, CSIRO_BtryS06_freeze2 scaffold_25, whole genome shotgun sequence genomic window:
- the LOC120780804 gene encoding protein ALP1-like, translated as MEDLMYILALGEECRYSVQFIQNSVPKSRVFLNEILWELDENRFKKITRVTWKTFDAILDLIKGDNLFNKIRSGKQFPIKTQLAIVLYRLGSSGEGATLSKIAGLFGISDGGIIQNLTERIFNALLNYKDQYLFWPNTEERKELVLETSSELPNCIGYVDGTEIPLAEKPSQDPEAYFSRKHINSVKAQAVCDHRLQIRHLVLDFPDDYFDYQPEESEHSIDESLWEPNVRTNEGEIRRR; from the exons ATGGAGGACCTAATGTATATATTGGCTTTAGGCGAAGAATGCAGATATAGCGTACAATTCATTCAAAATAGTGTACCGAAATCCAGGGTATTTTTAAATGAGATCTTATGGGAACTCGATGAAAACCGATTCAAGAAGATCACACGTGTTACTTGGAAAACTTTCGATGCTATTTTGGATCTAATAAAGGGAGACAAtcttttcaacaaaattcgGTCGGGCAAACAATTTCCAATTAAAACGCAACTGGCAATTGTGTTGTATCGCTTGGGTTCTAGCGGTGAAGGAGCTACTCTTTCGAAGATTGCAGGTTTATTTGGAATCAGTGATGGTGGTATCATTCAG aatttaactGAACGCATATTTAATGCGCTGTTGAATTATAAGGACCAGTATTTATTTTGGCCAAATACGGAAGAACGCAAAGAGCTCGTTTTAGAAACTTCGAGTGAGTTACCTAACTGCATAGGATACGTTGATGGTACCGAAATTCCATTGGCGGAAAAGCCGTCACAAGACCCAGAAGCGTACTTTTCACGAAAACATATTAACTCCGTTAAGGCACAAGCCGTGTGCGATCATAGATTACAAATAAGGCACCTGGTGTTAGACTTTCCAG ACGATTATTTCGATTACCAACCTGAGGAATCGGAGCACAGTATTGACGAGTCGTTATGGGAGCCAAATGTTCGTACCAATGAAGGGGAGATAAGGCGACGATAA
- the LOC120780806 gene encoding protein ALP1-like, which yields MKRIDHADFFIYTRMTPQVYEIWLTLVEPFLNKNSLRESVQPECRLALTLQYLSQGTSFQSLAWSFQLGKETVRRIILETAEVLWTKLGAVYVSEPNEEDFKQISQDFWELWNMPNCVGSIDGNHIAIRCPPKSGSQFFCYKKIVSIVLLAVCDARYRYIDIGAYGSQSDGGIFQVSRLGKRLLDHKLPIPPAKNLPNTQLKTPHFFVGDAAFPLGINLMCPYPGGMLPNEKEVFKSRDRRTIENSFGILVARWRVLLTTLHLFPENEEKIVLACVALHNFIMFNNVNASSYIASNYADWEDSNGDFHDGLGVLKNKKIRLNSFQFHVCLFSRRKRYNSDIIFSWKLSLTETGRSCIRHKTVVIKASSVSHLSAGAAICFFVSSEVGMKFHLNYHS from the exons ATGAAGAGGATTGACCAcgctgatttttttatatacacgcGAATGACACCACAAGTATATGAGATTTGGCTTACTCTTGTTGAGCCCTTTTTAAACAAGAATTCGTTGAGGGAGTCTGTGCAACCGGAATGTCGATTAGCTTTGACATTACA aTATTTGTCACAAGGAACTTCGTTTCAATCGTTGGCATGGTCATTTCAACTGGGGAAGGAAACGGTTAGGCGCATTATTCTGGAGACAGCTGAAGTCCTTTGGACGAAGTTAGGCGCTGTTTATGTATCTGAGCCTAATGAAGAAGATTTCAAGCAAATTTCTCAAGACTTCTGGGAACTATGGAATATGCCCAACTGTGTTGGATCTATTGATGGGAATCATATCGCTATTCGATGCCCACCTAAAAGCGGTAGTCAATTTTTCtgctacaaaaaaattgtttctattGTGTTGTTAGCAGTGTGTGATGCCCGATATCGGTATATAGATATTGGTGCATATGGAAGTCAGAGTGATGGTG GTATTTTTCAAGTGAGTCGATTGGGAAAGAGGTTGCTAGATCACAAACTTCCCATCCCTCCAGCGAAAAACTTACCAAATACGCAACTAAAAACTCCACACTTCTTCGTTGGTGATGCTGCCTTTCCTTTAGGGATAAATTTAATGTGCCCATACCCTGGGGGAATGCTACCAAATGAAAAAGAGGTGTTTAAATCAAGAGATCGTCGCACAATTGAAAACTCTTTTGGAATACTAGTAGCGCGTTGGCGAGTTTTACTAAcaacattacatttatttccggaaaatgaagaaaaaattgttttagcgTGCGTtgctttacataattttattatgtttaataACGTGAATGCATCTTCGTATATTGCAAGCAACTATGCTGATTGGGAGGACTCTAATGGTGATTTTCATGACGGTTTaggagttttaaaaaataagaaaattaggttgaattcttttcaatttcatGTTTGCCTATTTTCGCGACGTAAGCGATATAATTCCGATATCATTTTCTCTTGGAAACTGTCTTTGACCGAAACTGGCAGGTCTTGCATCAGACACAAAACCGTCGTCATAAAGGCCTCATCAGTTTCACATCTTTCAGCCGGCGCCGccatttgcttttttgtttcttcGGAGGTGGGgatgaaatttcatttaaactaTCACTCGTAG
- the LOC120780907 gene encoding transcription factor Adf-1-like codes for MEDDDCFIQNLIDSVEKKKCLYVKRDAFYFNRTNKDKVWKAIAELCGKSDLECKHRWKLLRERFCKEIKRLEAPSGSGMSYLEEWRFLKPMMFLKDSVTLRR; via the exons atgGAGGACGACGATTGCTTTATCCAAAATTTAATAGATAGTgtggaaaaaaagaaatgtttgtACGTTAAAAGAGATGCATTTTATTTCAATCGTACAAATAAAGACAAAGTGTGGAAAGCAATCGCAGAACTATGCGGTAAAAGTG aTCTAGAATGCAAACATAGATGGAAGCTACTCCGGGAGCGCTTCTGCAAAGAGATAAAAAGGTTAGAAGCTCCATCAGGTAGCGGAATGAGCTACTTAGAGGAATGGCGTTTTTTAAAACCCATGATGTTTCTGAAAGACTCCGTCACACTGCGTCGGTAG